The genomic window GATCTTGGCCAGGTTGTCGAACTTGTCGAAGGGGAGGAGTTTCCAGCGGGTCAGGACCCGGAAGGCGGACGTGAAGCCGCTCTCCACCACCAGGCCGCCCACCGGCTGCCGGGCGGCGAGGTCCACGGAGGGCCCGCTCCCCACCGAGCGTCCGTAGGCGATGATCCGCGAGGGGTCCACCCCGCGGTCCCGGGTGAGCCATTCGTAGGCGGCGTCGATGTCGCGGTAGCAGTTCGTCTCGGAAGGCGAGCCCCCGCTCCGGCCGTACCCCTCGTAGTCGTAGGCCATCACCGAGTAGCCGGCTGCCTGGAAAGCCCCGAGGAGGGTGAGGCTGACCCCGAGGTCCTCGGCGTTGCCGTGGCTGTAGAGGACGACCTTCCCCCCGGGGTTCCCCTCGAGGAACAGGGCGGCGATCGGCGTGCCGTCCGGCGCCCGGAGCCGGAGCTGCCCGGGCAGGTCCCGGTACGTGGGCGCGGGGGGCACGAAGATCATCCCGTTCGCGAAGAGGAGGGCGAACAGGTACAGGGCGCCGTAGAGGATGAAGGGAAGCAGCAGCATTCTTTTCCAGGACCAGCGTCCGACGAGGACGCTCTTCAGTCGGGGGTGCATGGGGTGTCCTCCGGCATCGTTCGCTTTCGCGGGCCCCTTCCCCGCCCGGTCACCGGCGGCGGGGGTGCACCAGGCGGGCGGCCAGGTCCCCCAGGCGGTTCAGGGTCCGGTTGATCTTCAGGGTGCGGTCCAGGACGGAGCGTTTCAGCTCGATGGCCCGGGCCGGGCAGAACTCGTGGCAGCAGTAGCACCGGATGCACCGGTGACGGTCCACCTTGCCCCGCCACGACGAGGCGGGGTCGATGGCGGTGGGGGTGACGGGACAGCCGTCCCGGCAGCGGTTGCACCCGACGCAGCGGGCGGGGACGATGACCGGCCGGGGCGCCCACTGCCGGCGCATCCATCGCAGGATCGGGCGCGGCAGGGGCGCGATCCGCAGGACGTCGTGGAGGTGCCCCACCGGCTTGAAGTCGGGGACCCGCAGCGCCTCCGCGGACGGGCCCCAAACGTCGACGTCCTCGAGGCGGCCGGGCCCGAAACCCTGGCGGCGGGCCGCCCGCACCGTCGGCACCAGGTCCGGGTCGAGCCCGATGAGGCCGCAGGCGAAGAGGTCCAGGGCCATCACGTCGTCCGAGGCGGCGAGGACGCCCACGTGCCGGGGGTCGCCCCCGCTGGGCCCGTCGCCCTCCATGGCCGTCACCGCGTCCATCACCGCCAGGGCCGGCCGGTAGGCCCGGTTCAGGTCCACCATCAGGTCCGCCAGGCGGTCCGCGTCCATGAAACGGAAGTGGTACTGCCCCTTCAGCACGCCGGGGACGAGGCCGTACTGGTTCTTGACGGCGCAGGTCAGGATCATCTGCCCGTGGTTCTTGAGCTTGGGCAGGGTGATGAGGACGTCCGCCTCCGTGACCGCCCGGGCCACCGTCAGGACCTTGCCCAGGGTGTTCTCCGGGTGGTGGGTCACCACCTCCGTGGTGAAGTCCGCCAGGGGGGCGCCGTGCTTCTCGAGCACCGGGAGGAGGCCGCAGGCCGCGGCCACGGTCTGGGTGCGCCCCACGCCGGGGCTGTCGCCCACCACGGGCTTCCCCCCGGCCCCGACGACCAGGGCGAGCACGGCGTCCACCACGGCCGGGTGCGTGGTGACCGCCTTCTCGGGGGGCATGGGCGCCAGGAGGTTGGGCTTGACGAGGACCCGCTGACCCGGCTTGACGAAGCGCGACATGCCGCCCAGCCGACCCACCAGGCCGGCCACGGCGTCCCGAACGGCCCCGGGCTCGTAGTCCGCCACCCGGGCGGACGCCACGGCGGGGCGGCCGGCGGGGGTCGGCGGGCCGTTCACGCGGTCTCCAGCACGTTCAGAACGCTGACCAGCTCGGGGGGCAGCGGGGCTTCGAAGGCCAGGTCCTCGCCGGTGAAGGGGTGGTGAAACCCCAGTTTCCAGGCGTGGAGGAAGAACCGGTGCATCCCCTCCACCGCCCGCCGCAGCCGGGCGTCCCGGATGTTCAGGTGCCGGTTGCCGCCGTAGGTGGCGTCCCCCGCCACCGGGTGGCCCGCCGAGGCCAGGTGGACCCGGATCTGGTGCGTCCGCCCGGTGTGGAGGACCACCCGGAGGAGCGAAAACCCCGGATACTCCCGGTCCACGAACCACTCGGTCAGGCAGGGCCGCGCGTTCGGGGCCCGGGTGCTCATCCGGGTCCGGCGGTAGGGGTCGCGCCCGATGGGCTTGTCGATCCGCCCGTGACGGCCCTCCAGGTGGCCGTGCACCAGGGCGGCGTACTCCTTGTGCAGCTTCCGGTCGTGGAACAGGCGGGAGAAGGCGAGCTGGCTCTCCTCGGTGAGGGTGACGAGGAGGAGCCCCGAGGTCTCCTTGTCGAGCCGGTGGACGATCCCCGGGCGAAGGACGTCGGCGCCGGGGAGCTCGCCGAAGTGGTAGGCCAGGGCGTTCGCGAGGGTCCCCCCGGACACGCCCGCCCCCGGGTGCACCACCATGCCCGCCGGCTTGTCCAGCAGGGCGAACCACTGGTCCTGGTAAAGGATGCGGATGGGGATGTTTTCGGCTTCGAGACGGGGGGCCTCGCGGGGTGCGAGGTCCAGGGTCACCCGGTCGCCCCGGCGCAGGACCTGGGCCGCCTTGGCCTTCAGGCCGTTGACCCGGAGAAAGCCGTCCTCGATGCACTGCCGGAGACGCGAACGGCTGGTCCCCTCCACGTGGAAGAGCACGGCGCGGTCGAGACGCATCCCGATTTCATCGTCCCCCGCCGTGAAGGTGATTTTCCGCATCGCCCGCCGAGCCTTCAGCCGAAGGTGATGACCCGGGTCCGGATGAGAACGCCGGCCACCACCAGCGTGAGCCCGCTCAACCGGAGGAGGTTCAGGATGAGGCCCCGGTTCGGGACCTCCTGCCCCGAGCGGTTCCACGACCAGGTGAGGACCTTCGGCATGACGATGAAATCCAGGGCGCCGATGATCATGAGAACGATGCCGACGGTCGGTTCCATGTTCCCTCCTGTCCGATGCGCCGCGGTCGAGGTGCGGCTGCGGATGGGCCCCATTCTATCCGGAAAACACGGCCGGCGCCAGAAAAACCGGAAGCTCAGGAAAAGGAAAGGGATTGATTCTCCTCCTCCCGGCGGCTATAATGGGAATGTTACTCGGAGGAAAAATGAGTGCCGGCCTGCGGATTCTCCTCGTTGACGACGTCGCGGCGAACCGTGCCCTGATCAGTGGCGAAATCGCCCGGGATTTCCAGAACGCCCGCTTTCTGGAGGCCGACTCCCCCGAGGCGATCCGGGACGCCCTGGCGGCGGGGCCGGTGGACGTCGTGGTCACCCGGTACGGCCCGGGGGGGGACCCGGGGCGTTCCGTCCTCGAGGCGGTTCGGCAGCGCGCGCCCGACTGCCCCGTCATCATCTGCTCGTCCGAGGCGAACGAGGAGACCGCCGTGGAGGCGATCCGGTCGGGGGCCGCCGACTTCGTGCTGGGGACCGGCGGCGGTTACCGGCGCCTCGGCGGCGCCATCCGGTCGGCCCTCGACCACTGCCGCGACCGGGAGGCCATCCGGCGGAGCGAGGAACGCTACCGTCGGTTCTTCCGCGAGAACGTGGCGGCCAACTACATCGCGTTGCCCGACGGCGCGCTGCTGGACTGCAACCCCGCCTACTGCAGCCTCTTCGGTTTCGACGACGAGATGGAAGCCATGAACACCCCCATCGCCTCCCTGTTTCCCACCGAGGCGGGGTGGGACGAGTTCACCACCCTCCTGCGCGAGAACGGGAAAGTGGAACTGATGGAGACCGAGCTGCTGCGGCCGGACCGCAAAGCGGTGCAGGTGATGCAGAACGCTGTCGCCACCCTGGACGCCCAGGGCGGCATCCGGGAGATCCGGGCCTACCTCCTGGACATGACCGAGCGGCGGAAGCTGGAAGCCCAGCTGCTCCAGTCCCAGAAGATGGAGGCCCTCGGGCGGTTGGCGGGCAGCATCGCCCACGACTTCAACAACATCCTGACGGCCATCTCCGGCTACTCCGAGCTGCTTCTCATCGGTCTGGGGGAACGCCACCCCATGTGCCAGGAGGTCCAGGAGATCAAGAAGGCGGGGGAACGGGCCGCGGACCTGGCCCGCCAGCTCCTCTCCTTCAGCCGGCAGCGATCCCGGCGCCTCGTCCAGATGGAAATCAACAAGGTCCTCAAGGACATGGAGAACATGGTCCGGCGGCTGATCGGGGAGGACATCCGGCTCGAGGTGGAGGCGGCGCCGGACGCGGGCTGCATCAACGCCGACCCCGGGCAGATCGAGCAGGTCATCATGAACCTCGCCGTCAACGCCCGGGACGCCATGCCCACCGGCGGCATCCTCCGGATCGAGACCGCCCGGGTCGTCCTCGACGCCGACTACTGCCGGACCCAGATCAACCTGGTTCCGGGCCCCTACACCCTTCTCCGGGTCTCGGACACGGGGTGCGGCATGTCCGCCGAGACCATGGAGCACCTCTTCGAGCCGTTCTACACCACCAAGGAAAAGGGCAAGGGCACGGGGCTGGGCCTTCCCACCGTCTACGGGATCGTCAAGGGCTTCAACGGGATGATCCTCGTTTCCAGCGAGCCCGGGGCCGGGACGGAGATCAGCATCTACTTCCCCCACCTCGAGGCCCGGGCCCCCGAGACCGCCGGCGTCAGCCCGCCCCCCGTCGCCGAGCTGGGGTACGAGACCATCCTGCTGGTGGAGGACGAGGACTCCGTCCGGCGCCTCGCGGCCCGGTTGCTGACGGAGCGGGAATACCGCGTGCTGACCGCCTCCGGTTACGAGGAGGCCCTCCGGGTCAGCCGGGCCCACGAGGGGGTCATCCACCTGCTCATCACCGACCTGGTCCTCGCGGGAAAGGGAGGGGGGGAACTCGCCCGGACGCTGCGGCAGGAGCGGCCCCGCATCCGGGTGCTCTTCATCTCCGGGTACTCCGACACGATGATCGCCTCCCACAAGGTCTTCCTGGCCGGCGCCGAGTTCCTGGAAAAACCCTTCTCACCGGAAGCGCTGGCACGAAAAGTCCGGGGGGTCCTCGACAGCGGCCCCGACCCGATGACGGGCTGAGGGGGCCGGATGACGCTCACCCCTCCCGTGTCCAAGCCGCTCCCCCGGGCCTCCTTCCGGCCCCGGGGCGGCGTCCGCCCCGTCGTGCGGCGCCGGGGCCTTTTCGTCCTGGTCCTGGCCCTGGTGGCGGCCGGTTTCGCTCACCCCCTCGACCCGGCCCGGGACGTCACCCAGTACGTGGTTGAGATGAAGACCACCGCCCACGAGCTTCCCCAGAACTCCGCCATGGCCATCGTCCAGACCCGGGACGGTTACCTCTGGGTGGGCACCTACGACGGCCTCGCCCGTTTCGACGGCGTCCGGTTCGTGACCTTCGACAAGTACAACACCCCCGCCCTGCAGCACAACTCGATCCACGCCCTCCTGGCTGACCGGCAGGGCGGGCTCTGGATCGGCACGCCCAAGGGGCTCGTCCGGCATTTCCAGGGGGAGTTCCGGAGTTACACCACCCGGGACGGCCTGACGTCCGACGCGGTCCAGGCGATCTTCCAGGACCGGTCGGACCGGATCTGGATTGGCACCAAGAGCGGGCTGAACCTCCTGGAAGCGGGAGTCATCAAGGCTTTTCCGGGCCACGCCGCCCTCTCCGGGGTCTTCATCTCCTGCCTGGCCGAGGACGAGCAGGGGACCCTGTGGGCGGGGTCGAACGGGAGTGGCGTTTACCGCTTGACGCCGAAAGGGTTGTCTGTTCTGAACACCGCCGCCGGGATGCCCTCGGATTCGGTCTGGTCCCTCTGCACCATGCCCGGCGGGAAGGTCTGGGCCGGCACCACCGCCGGGGTGGCGGTCCTGGACGGTGGGGTCACCGGGGTCATCGGCACCCGGGACGGCCTGCCGAACGCCGACATCCGGGTGGTGTTCCGTGACCGCCACGGCCTGCTGTGGCTGGGCACGGCCGAGGGAGACCTCGTCCGGTTCTCCGGCGGCCGTTTCCGGGTGCTGTCCCTCCGCTCGGACGCCCTGAACCGCATCTGTTCCATCATGGAGGACCGGGAGGGCAGCCTCTGGGTGGGGACCTACCGGAGCGGGGCCGTCCAGGTCAGGGACGACAAGTTCGTCCTCTGGAACAGCCGGAACGGCCTCCCCGTCGACCAGGTGCGCTCGGTCTGCGAGGACGCCTCCGGGAACCTCTGGATCGGAACGGTGGGGGGAGGCATCGTCCGTCACGACCCGGCCGGTTTTCGCGTGTACGGGCTGAAGGACGGCCTCGCCAACGACCGGGTCTGGTCCATCGCCGGGTCGCCCGACGGCTCGGTCTGGTTCGGGACCTACGGGGGGGGCCTGCACCGGCTCAAGGACGACCGGGTGACGGTCTATTCCACCCGGGACGGTCTCTGTCACAACGTGATCCGGGCGGTCTGCGTGGATTCGCAGGGGCGAGTCTGGGTGGGGACGGACGGAAAGGGGGTCGATGTCCTGAAGGACGGGAAAGTGATCGCCCACTACGGGAGGGACGAGGGGCTGTCGGACGACTTCATCTACGCCATCGTGGAGGATTCGGCGGGGGCCGTCTGGATCGGCACCTACGCGGGGGAGATCAACCGGGTCCAGGACGGGAAGGTCACCGTCTTCGACGTGCACTCGGGCCTGGCGAAGAACTCCATCTGGACGATCCACCCCGATGCCGACGGCCGGTTGTGGATCGGCACCAGCGACGGCGGGTTGGTGCTGTTCCGCAACGGCCGCTTCCAGACCCTGACCTCCCAGAAGGGCCTCTTCAGCGACGTGGCCTTCCAGATCGTGGAGGACGGCCTGGGCTACATGTGGATGAACAGCAACCGGGGGGTTTACCGAGTGCGGAAGCAGGACCTCCTCGACTGCTTCGACGGCCGGCGTCCCTCGGTTCAGCAGGTCCCCTTCGGCAGCGACGAGTCGCTCAAGGGGATTCCCGCCACGGGCCCGGCCCAGCCGGCGGGGTGCCGGACCCGGGACGGGCGCATCTGGTTCTGCAGCCTCCGCGGCGTCGCCGTCATCGACCCCCTGAACATCACCGAAAACCCCATCCCGCCGCCGGTGGTCATCGAGCGGGTCACCGTCAACGGCGTCCCCCAGCCGCTGGGAAAACCCCTCGAGGTGGGGCCGGGGAAAGGCAACCTCGAGGTGCAGTACACCGGTTTGAGCTTCCTCTACCCCGAACGCATGCTCTTCAAGTACCGCCTCGACGGGTTCGACCCGGACTGGGTCACGGCGGGGCACCGACGGAGCGCCTACTACACCAACCTTCCGCCGGGGCGCTACACCTTCCGGGTCACCGCCTGCAACGCCGACCGGGTCTGGAACCCCGGGGAGGCCTCCTTCGCCCTGGAACTCCGCCCCTGGTTCCACCAGACCTCCCTGTTCGTCATCCTGTGCGTCCTGGCCGCCGTGGTGGCGGGGTGGATGCTCTTCCGCCTCCGCCTGGCGCACCTGAAGCGGAAGGCCGCGCAGCTCCAGGCCCTGGTCGAGGAACGGACGCTCGACTTGCAGGCCCGCAACAACGAACTGGAGACCATGGACACCATCGTCAAGATCGTCAACCGCGCGATCGAACTCGACGAAGTGCTCCACGCGCTGCTGCGGGAAGCCATCGCCCTCTTTCCGCGGGCCCAGAAGGGCGGGTTCCTGATTTTCGACGAAAGCTCGGGGACGTTCCGCGTGGCGGCCTCCGTCGGTTACGAGGAGGAAAAGGTCCGGCGGGTCTCCTTCGGTTACGACGAGGCCATGGCCCGGTACACCGCCCGGTCGGACCGGATCGAGCAGGACGTCTTCCTCATCCGTTCGGTGGAGGCGGCGGCGGCGGGCGACCGGGTCTCGGAGATCCCCGTCCCCCGCTCCATGCTGGCCATGGCCGTGAACCTCGAGGGCCGCACGGAGGGCTTCCTGATCCTCGACAACATGGAGGACCCCAACGCCTTCGACAGCTCCGACGTCCGGAAGCTGCACCGGCTGCGCGAGCACGCGGTGTCGGCCATCAACAAGGCGCGCATGCTCAACAGCCTGGCGCGGGAGAAGGACCGGACGCTCCAGGCGCTCAACGAGATCCGGGACGCGCACGAGAAACTGGAAATGGCCTCCCACGCCCTGGAGGAGGCCGCCCGGACCGACCCCCTGACCCGTCTCTCCAACCGGCGGGACATCATCGAGCGCTTCAAGCTGGAGCAGGTCCGCCAGGCCCGCTGGGGGAAACCCTTCGCCGTCGCCATGGGCGACCTGGACGACTTCAAGCAGTTGAACGACCAGTACGGCCACGACTGCGGCGACCTGGTCCTGGTGACCGCGGCGGAGCGGATGCAGTCCGCGGTGCGGCGGGCCGACCTGATCGGCCGATGGGGCGGGGAGGAGTTCCTCTTCATCTTCCCCGACACCGACCTGGACGGGGGGGTGACCGTCGCGGAGAAGATCCGCCGGAGCATCGCGGAAAGCCCGGTGGTGTACCACGACGTCCGCCTGGACATCACCATCACGCTGGGGGTTTGCCTCTACGACCGGGTCGAGGACATGGACGAGACCCTCAAGCGCGCCGACGAGGCCCTCTACGAGGGCAAGCGCACCGGGAAGAACCGTGTCTGTGTCGCCCGGGCGAGACCCGCACCGGACGCCCCCCCGCCCGAAGCCGCCCCGCAAGGTTGAGGGCGCCCGAAGGACTGAAGGACCAAAAGGACCCAAAAGACCAAAGGGACATCCAGAACCAGGATCGTGAGGGTTGGCTTGTCCTTCAAGTCCTTTATGTCCTTTGGGTCCCTTGGTCCTTTCCGTCCCCCCTCCGGCCCCGGGCGCGGGTAGCCCTCTCCCGAAAAAAACATTTCTCTCCCATCGTGAATCCTTGTATAGTGGCCGGTTCTCCGGCGCCCGCGGCGGGCCCCGGGAAAACCGAGCGAAACCCTGGAGGTGCACGATGCGGAGACGACTGCTGGTGCTGGCCGGGCTGACGTGCCTGGCGTTCGGCTGGGCGCTGCCCGGGGCGCTGCCCGATTTCACCCTGAACACCCTCGACGGCAAGGCGTTCAAGGCCTCCGAGGTCCTGGGGAAGCACATCCTTATCATCGATTTCTGGGCGACCTGGTGCGGGCCGTGCAAGCTCTCCCTCAAGAAGTTCCAAGACATCCAGGTGAAGTACCCCGACGTCCGGGTCCTCGCCGTCTCCGTGGACGAGTCCTCGGCCTACAACGCCGTGAAGCAGTACGTCCAGGGCAAGGGCTTCACCTTCACGGTCCTCCTGGACACCGACAGCAAGGTGAACAAGATGTTCAACCCCGAGGCCAAGATCCCTTTCACCCTGATCGTGGACAAGTCGGGGAACATCGTCTACACCCACACGGGCTACACCCCGGGTGACGAGAAGGAAGTCATCCGGAAGATCGAGGAACTCTCGAAATGAGGCGGTCCCTCGCGCTTTCGGCCCTCGTCCTCCTGGCGTCGGCCCCGGCCTGGGGCTTCGAGTACAGGGGCATCACCTTCTACTTCACCAACGAGACGATCTACCAGTACAACAAGCTTTCGGACGTCCAGGACGAGTACTTCAACTCCACCTCCCTCTTCGTGAAGTACGGCCAGTGGTCCGGCGGGCTCACCTTCCGGGGCTTCAACTACTACAAGCAGGACCCCAACAACGCCCTGACCCACGGCGAACTGGAGCTGTACCGGAAGTACGTCCAGTTCGACAGCGAGCACGTGGACGTCACCTGCGGCGACTTCTACGCCATGCTGGGGCGCGGGGCGACCCTCTCGGTGCTCCAGAACGACAAGGCCTTCCGCGAGCGCACGATCCTCGGGGTCGACGTGCAGGTCCAGACGAAGCACCTGCGGTTCCGGGGACTGGCCGGGCGCGTCAAGGACGAACTCCAGAGCCAGGCCTGGAAGGTCTACGGCGGCGAGGCCATCGTCAACATTGCGAAGGACC from Acidobacteriota bacterium includes these protein-coding regions:
- a CDS encoding TlpA family protein disulfide reductase — its product is MRRRLLVLAGLTCLAFGWALPGALPDFTLNTLDGKAFKASEVLGKHILIIDFWATWCGPCKLSLKKFQDIQVKYPDVRVLAVSVDESSAYNAVKQYVQGKGFTFTVLLDTDSKVNKMFNPEAKIPFTLIVDKSGNIVYTHTGYTPGDEKEVIRKIEELSK
- a CDS encoding RluA family pseudouridine synthase, producing MRKITFTAGDDEIGMRLDRAVLFHVEGTSRSRLRQCIEDGFLRVNGLKAKAAQVLRRGDRVTLDLAPREAPRLEAENIPIRILYQDQWFALLDKPAGMVVHPGAGVSGGTLANALAYHFGELPGADVLRPGIVHRLDKETSGLLLVTLTEESQLAFSRLFHDRKLHKEYAALVHGHLEGRHGRIDKPIGRDPYRRTRMSTRAPNARPCLTEWFVDREYPGFSLLRVVLHTGRTHQIRVHLASAGHPVAGDATYGGNRHLNIRDARLRRAVEGMHRFFLHAWKLGFHHPFTGEDLAFEAPLPPELVSVLNVLETA
- a CDS encoding response regulator — protein: MSAGLRILLVDDVAANRALISGEIARDFQNARFLEADSPEAIRDALAAGPVDVVVTRYGPGGDPGRSVLEAVRQRAPDCPVIICSSEANEETAVEAIRSGAADFVLGTGGGYRRLGGAIRSALDHCRDREAIRRSEERYRRFFRENVAANYIALPDGALLDCNPAYCSLFGFDDEMEAMNTPIASLFPTEAGWDEFTTLLRENGKVELMETELLRPDRKAVQVMQNAVATLDAQGGIREIRAYLLDMTERRKLEAQLLQSQKMEALGRLAGSIAHDFNNILTAISGYSELLLIGLGERHPMCQEVQEIKKAGERAADLARQLLSFSRQRSRRLVQMEINKVLKDMENMVRRLIGEDIRLEVEAAPDAGCINADPGQIEQVIMNLAVNARDAMPTGGILRIETARVVLDADYCRTQINLVPGPYTLLRVSDTGCGMSAETMEHLFEPFYTTKEKGKGTGLGLPTVYGIVKGFNGMILVSSEPGAGTEISIYFPHLEARAPETAGVSPPPVAELGYETILLVEDEDSVRRLAARLLTEREYRVLTASGYEEALRVSRAHEGVIHLLITDLVLAGKGGGELARTLRQERPRIRVLFISGYSDTMIASHKVFLAGAEFLEKPFSPEALARKVRGVLDSGPDPMTG
- a CDS encoding diguanylate cyclase, giving the protein MTLTPPVSKPLPRASFRPRGGVRPVVRRRGLFVLVLALVAAGFAHPLDPARDVTQYVVEMKTTAHELPQNSAMAIVQTRDGYLWVGTYDGLARFDGVRFVTFDKYNTPALQHNSIHALLADRQGGLWIGTPKGLVRHFQGEFRSYTTRDGLTSDAVQAIFQDRSDRIWIGTKSGLNLLEAGVIKAFPGHAALSGVFISCLAEDEQGTLWAGSNGSGVYRLTPKGLSVLNTAAGMPSDSVWSLCTMPGGKVWAGTTAGVAVLDGGVTGVIGTRDGLPNADIRVVFRDRHGLLWLGTAEGDLVRFSGGRFRVLSLRSDALNRICSIMEDREGSLWVGTYRSGAVQVRDDKFVLWNSRNGLPVDQVRSVCEDASGNLWIGTVGGGIVRHDPAGFRVYGLKDGLANDRVWSIAGSPDGSVWFGTYGGGLHRLKDDRVTVYSTRDGLCHNVIRAVCVDSQGRVWVGTDGKGVDVLKDGKVIAHYGRDEGLSDDFIYAIVEDSAGAVWIGTYAGEINRVQDGKVTVFDVHSGLAKNSIWTIHPDADGRLWIGTSDGGLVLFRNGRFQTLTSQKGLFSDVAFQIVEDGLGYMWMNSNRGVYRVRKQDLLDCFDGRRPSVQQVPFGSDESLKGIPATGPAQPAGCRTRDGRIWFCSLRGVAVIDPLNITENPIPPPVVIERVTVNGVPQPLGKPLEVGPGKGNLEVQYTGLSFLYPERMLFKYRLDGFDPDWVTAGHRRSAYYTNLPPGRYTFRVTACNADRVWNPGEASFALELRPWFHQTSLFVILCVLAAVVAGWMLFRLRLAHLKRKAAQLQALVEERTLDLQARNNELETMDTIVKIVNRAIELDEVLHALLREAIALFPRAQKGGFLIFDESSGTFRVAASVGYEEEKVRRVSFGYDEAMARYTARSDRIEQDVFLIRSVEAAAAGDRVSEIPVPRSMLAMAVNLEGRTEGFLILDNMEDPNAFDSSDVRKLHRLREHAVSAINKARMLNSLAREKDRTLQALNEIRDAHEKLEMASHALEEAARTDPLTRLSNRRDIIERFKLEQVRQARWGKPFAVAMGDLDDFKQLNDQYGHDCGDLVLVTAAERMQSAVRRADLIGRWGGEEFLFIFPDTDLDGGVTVAEKIRRSIAESPVVYHDVRLDITITLGVCLYDRVEDMDETLKRADEALYEGKRTGKNRVCVARARPAPDAPPPEAAPQG
- a CDS encoding alpha/beta hydrolase is translated as MHPRLKSVLVGRWSWKRMLLLPFILYGALYLFALLFANGMIFVPPAPTYRDLPGQLRLRAPDGTPIAALFLEGNPGGKVVLYSHGNAEDLGVSLTLLGAFQAAGYSVMAYDYEGYGRSGGSPSETNCYRDIDAAYEWLTRDRGVDPSRIIAYGRSVGSGPSVDLAARQPVGGLVVESGFTSAFRVLTRWKLLPFDKFDNLAKIGRVTCPVLFIHATGDRIVPDHHGKALYAAARQPKRFVSIDGSGHNSLFFDAGDRCLAEMQRFFGQ
- a CDS encoding DUF362 domain-containing protein, translated to MNGPPTPAGRPAVASARVADYEPGAVRDAVAGLVGRLGGMSRFVKPGQRVLVKPNLLAPMPPEKAVTTHPAVVDAVLALVVGAGGKPVVGDSPGVGRTQTVAAACGLLPVLEKHGAPLADFTTEVVTHHPENTLGKVLTVARAVTEADVLITLPKLKNHGQMILTCAVKNQYGLVPGVLKGQYHFRFMDADRLADLMVDLNRAYRPALAVMDAVTAMEGDGPSGGDPRHVGVLAASDDVMALDLFACGLIGLDPDLVPTVRAARRQGFGPGRLEDVDVWGPSAEALRVPDFKPVGHLHDVLRIAPLPRPILRWMRRQWAPRPVIVPARCVGCNRCRDGCPVTPTAIDPASSWRGKVDRHRCIRCYCCHEFCPARAIELKRSVLDRTLKINRTLNRLGDLAARLVHPRRR